One Pseudomonas sp. HOU2 genomic window carries:
- a CDS encoding 2-hydroxy-3-oxopropionate reductase yields the protein MAKIGFIGTGIMGHPMASNLQKAGHSLFLSAHHDAAPADLVAAGAVALANPREVAQEAEFIIVMVPDTPQVDDVLFRADGIAAGIGKGKVVIDMSSISPTATKAFAKKINEKGAQYLDAPVSGGEVGAKAATLSIMVGGDADAFERALPLFQAMGKNITLVGGNGDGQTAKVANQIIVALNIQAVAEALLFASKNGADPAKVREALMGGFASSKILEVHGERMIKGTFDPGFRISLHQKDLNLALQGAKELNINLPNTANAQQVFSTCAAIGGSNWDHSALIKGLEHMANFSIRDKK from the coding sequence ATGGCTAAAATCGGATTTATCGGCACCGGCATCATGGGCCACCCAATGGCTTCGAACCTGCAGAAAGCCGGTCACAGCCTGTTCCTGTCGGCGCACCACGACGCTGCTCCGGCCGATCTGGTCGCCGCTGGCGCCGTCGCCCTGGCCAACCCGCGCGAAGTGGCGCAGGAAGCCGAATTCATCATCGTCATGGTGCCGGACACCCCACAGGTCGATGATGTGCTGTTCCGCGCTGACGGCATTGCCGCCGGCATCGGCAAAGGCAAAGTGGTGATCGACATGAGCTCGATCTCGCCGACCGCCACCAAGGCTTTCGCCAAAAAGATCAACGAAAAAGGCGCGCAATACCTCGACGCCCCGGTATCCGGTGGTGAAGTCGGCGCCAAGGCTGCGACCCTGAGCATCATGGTCGGTGGCGACGCCGATGCCTTCGAACGCGCCCTGCCGCTGTTCCAGGCCATGGGCAAGAACATCACTTTGGTGGGTGGCAATGGCGACGGTCAAACCGCCAAAGTGGCGAACCAGATCATCGTCGCGCTGAACATTCAGGCCGTCGCCGAAGCCCTGCTGTTCGCCTCGAAAAACGGTGCCGATCCAGCCAAGGTGCGTGAAGCGCTGATGGGTGGTTTCGCCTCCTCGAAGATCCTCGAAGTGCACGGCGAGCGCATGATCAAGGGCACCTTCGATCCGGGCTTCCGCATCAGTCTGCACCAGAAGGACCTGAACCTGGCCCTGCAAGGCGCCAAGGAGCTGAACATCAACTTGCCGAACACTGCCAACGCCCAGCAAGTGTTCAGCACCTGCGCGGCCATCGGTGGCAGCAACTGGGACCACTCGGCGCTGATCAAGGGTCTGGAACACATGGCCAACTTCTCGATTCGCGACAAGAAATAA
- the hyi gene encoding hydroxypyruvate isomerase, with protein MPRFAANLSMLFTEQDFLARFDAAAKAGFSGVEYLFPYDFSSAEIKAKLDANGLTQVLFNLPAGDWAKGERGIACLPDRVEEFRAGVDLAIAYAQVLGNTQVNCLAGIRPQGVDDATVEKTFVANLKYAADKLQAAGIKLVMEAINTRDIPGFYLNNTAQALSIREQVGSANLFLQYDIYHMQIMEGDLARTLQSHLAEINHVQLADNPGRNEPGTGEINYRFLFEHLDRIGYQGWVGCEYKPLTTTEAGLGWLKSHNAI; from the coding sequence ATGCCGCGTTTCGCTGCCAACCTGTCCATGCTGTTCACCGAACAGGATTTCCTTGCCCGTTTCGACGCCGCCGCCAAGGCCGGTTTCAGTGGTGTGGAATACCTGTTCCCGTACGACTTCAGCTCCGCCGAAATCAAGGCAAAGCTCGATGCCAACGGTCTGACCCAAGTGCTGTTCAACCTGCCGGCCGGTGACTGGGCCAAAGGCGAGCGCGGTATCGCGTGTCTGCCGGACCGGGTCGAAGAGTTCCGCGCCGGGGTCGATCTGGCGATTGCCTACGCGCAAGTGCTGGGCAACACCCAGGTCAACTGCCTGGCCGGTATTCGTCCGCAGGGCGTGGACGATGCCACCGTGGAAAAGACCTTCGTCGCCAACCTCAAGTACGCGGCCGACAAGCTGCAGGCGGCCGGTATCAAACTGGTGATGGAAGCGATCAACACCCGCGACATCCCGGGTTTCTACCTGAACAACACGGCGCAAGCCCTGTCGATTCGCGAGCAGGTCGGCAGCGCCAATCTGTTCCTGCAATACGACATCTACCACATGCAAATCATGGAAGGCGATCTGGCCCGCACCCTGCAATCGCACCTGGCCGAGATCAACCACGTGCAGCTCGCGGACAACCCGGGGCGCAACGAGCCGGGCACCGGTGAGATTAACTACCGCTTCCTGTTCGAACACCTGGATCGCATTGGTTATCAGGGATGGGTGGGTTGCGAGTACAAGCCGCTGACCACCACCGAGGCCGGCCTCGGCTGGCTCAAGAGCCATAACGCAATCTGA
- a CDS encoding glycerate kinase produces the protein MSVDPQQLLRELFATAIDAAHPNQVLEAHLPADRTGRVIVIGAGKAAAAMAQVVERSWQGEISGLVVTRYGHGAPCEKIEVVEAAHPVPDAAGLAVAKRVLELVSNLSEDDRVIFLLSGGGSALLALPAEGITLADKQSINKALLKSGATIGEMNCVRKHLSAIKGGRLGKACWPATVYTYAISDVPGDLATVIASGPTVADPSTSAEALAILKRYGIEVPASVRNWLQSPESETVKPGDPSLARSHFQLIARPQQSLDAAAVKCRQAGFSTLILGDLEGESREVAKVHAGIARQIINHGQPLAAPCVILSGGETTVTVRGNGRGGRNAEFLLSLTDSLKGQPGVYALAGDTDGIDGSEDNAGAIMTPDSYARAAALGLSASDELDNNNGYGYFEALDALIVTEPTRTNVNDFRAILILENCKS, from the coding sequence ATGTCGGTCGATCCGCAACAACTGCTGCGCGAGCTGTTTGCCACAGCCATCGACGCGGCCCATCCGAACCAAGTCCTCGAAGCCCATCTGCCTGCCGATCGCACGGGTCGGGTGATCGTCATCGGTGCTGGCAAGGCCGCCGCTGCCATGGCGCAAGTGGTCGAGCGCAGCTGGCAGGGTGAAATCTCCGGTCTGGTGGTGACCCGTTACGGTCACGGCGCTCCGTGCGAAAAAATCGAAGTGGTCGAAGCCGCGCACCCGGTGCCGGACGCTGCCGGTCTGGCCGTGGCCAAACGCGTGCTGGAACTGGTCAGCAACCTGAGTGAAGACGACCGCGTGATCTTCCTGCTGTCCGGTGGCGGCTCTGCCCTGCTCGCCCTGCCGGCCGAAGGCATCACCCTCGCCGACAAGCAGTCGATCAACAAAGCCCTGCTCAAATCCGGCGCGACCATCGGCGAGATGAACTGCGTGCGCAAGCACCTCTCGGCGATCAAGGGCGGCCGCCTCGGCAAGGCCTGCTGGCCTGCCACTGTGTATACCTACGCGATTTCCGATGTGCCGGGCGACCTCGCCACGGTCATCGCCTCCGGTCCGACCGTGGCCGACCCAAGCACCTCCGCCGAAGCCCTGGCGATCCTCAAGCGCTACGGCATTGAAGTCCCGGCCTCGGTACGCAACTGGCTGCAAAGTCCGGAATCGGAAACCGTCAAACCCGGTGATCCGAGCCTGGCCCGCAGCCACTTCCAGCTGATCGCCCGCCCGCAGCAATCGCTGGATGCCGCGGCGGTGAAATGCCGTCAGGCCGGTTTCAGCACGCTGATCCTCGGCGACCTCGAAGGTGAATCCCGCGAAGTGGCGAAAGTCCACGCCGGCATCGCCCGGCAGATCATCAACCACGGGCAGCCACTGGCAGCGCCGTGCGTGATTCTCTCCGGCGGCGAAACCACCGTGACCGTGCGCGGCAATGGCCGTGGCGGACGCAACGCCGAATTCCTCCTCAGCCTCACCGACAGCCTCAAGGGCCAGCCCGGCGTCTACGCGCTGGCCGGCGACACCGACGGCATCGACGGCTCGGAAGACAACGCCGGCGCGATCATGACCCCGGACAGCTACGCCCGCGCCGCCGCCCTCGGTTTGAGCGCCAGCGACGAGCTGGATAACAACAACGGTTACGGCTACTTCGAGGCGCTCGACGCGCTGATCGTCACCGAGCCGACCCGCACCAACGTCAACGACTTCCGCGCCATCCTGATCCTTGAGAACTGCAAATCATGA